The Zestosphaera sp. genome contains a region encoding:
- a CDS encoding transposase produces the protein MKRTVTLRLATDRESENKLKLLCSLSAKLWNEVNYTRRRMFFENKRVDLKTTYGEFYEKYKTLI, from the coding sequence ATGAAGAGAACAGTAACACTAAGACTAGCAACAGATAGAGAATCGGAGAATAAGCTCAAACTACTTTGCTCACTATCAGCTAAGCTATGGAACGAAGTCAACTACACTAGGAGGAGAATGTTCTTCGAGAACAAGAGAGTAGACCTGAAAACGACTTACGGGGAGTTCTACGAGAAGTACAAAACCTTAATA